TGGAATAGATCAGGACAGACAGCCGGAGAGGAGACTGGATGAACTTTAAGCGATTCTATCAAAAGTGTGTAAAGAAAGAAGAGGCGGATATGGTGTTATTCCTTCTCGTCTCGCAGATGTGTAATATCCGCTGTAAATTCTGCTATCAGAAGTCATTTGACCGACAGCGGCTTTCAGATGAGGTTTTATACGAGAGACTGAAGCCACTTTATCCCCGTGTAAGGTTCTTACCGATAGTGGGGGGGAAGTAACGGTCGTCCCGGGGATGAAAGAATATGTGCGGTGGATCAAGGAGAACTATCCGCATATTGACATTGTAATTGGGACCAATGGAGTGGCGTTTGATGAGGACTGGCTGGCGCTGACAGAAAAGTATCACCTGCTCATCAACTACAGCCTGAATGCAGTGAAGCAGGAGACGTATGATCAGATTCTTGTCTCCGGCGATGCCAAAGAGATTTTTGGAAAAATCAACGATCACTTTCACGCGTTGCTTGAGATTCATAATCGTTCTGAGAGGCCGGTTGTCAATGAGGTGAGCATGGTCGTGACGGAAGATACCGCGTCCGATGTGGAGGCATTTATCATCAAGGCGTTGGCTGCAGGAGTGAATCCGATGATCCGTTTCAATGTGGAGAAGGAAATTGAGATGTCGCCGCAGTTTATGGAGGCGGACAGAGTGGCGATCAAGCTGAAGTATTTTTGTGAAGATTATATCACCGTCACACCCTGGCATAATCCGAACTATGAGACGCAGGATGCACTGATCGGGGAGATGAGAAAAGATCCTGTTCTGAGAGAGGAAAAAGAAACATTTTTGCTGACACATGCGAAGAAGAAATCTTCCGGGCCTGCCGTCACTTATATTGATTATATGCCGGAGGGTGCCTCCTGCTGTCCGGTTATTGACAGAGGGCTGTCGGTAGGATTCGACGGAACGGTTGTCCCCTGCTATAATCTGCCCAATTATGTTTTGGGGAATATCTATTATGACACAGTGGAGGAGATTTTGACAGGAGAGCGGCTGCGGACGATCCGGCAGGAGATTCATTGCGGAGATTATCAGTATTGCTTTGACAGGTGTCCGCTCAATCAAAATCCTGACAGCGGCTATAAAAACAGAGAAGTAAAGTTTCACCCTCTGTATGAGCGGTATTTTGCGGAAGGCAATTACGCCGGCGCGCTGAAAGAATATGAAAAAATATGGGACACGCCGCTTTGCAACGCCAGACAGAAATATGAGATGGCCTATTGTCTGCATGTGACCGGAACCGATTACATAAGAGCAGAGCGGCTCTATGCGCAGGCATTCACAGAAGGGTTTGACGAGTTTTGGGTGAAATATAATCGCTGCGATCTCTATATCCGCATGGAAAGGATTGAAGCGGCCAGAAACGACATTCACGACGCTTGTAAGCTCGCACCGGATCATGCCGGTGCAAGAGAACTGTTTCAGAGGTTGTCAGAGCAGACAGAGGAAACACAAGAGGGAGGACGTTATGAGCGATAATAACAGAAAATATTACGGCCAGATTTCACTGTCGTTGATGTGTAATCTAAGGCATAAGTTCTGTTTCCAGACAGCATTTTCCACGAGCCGGCTTAGGGATGACATCTTGTATGAAAAGCTGCTCCCTCTGTATCCGCAGATTGGGGCATTACGCATATTGGGGGGGGAACCGACCGTAATTCCAGGAATCAGAGAATACCTGTTATTTCTGAGAAAAAACAATCCACAGATGGAGATCGAGATCATCACAAACGGGGTACTTCTTGATGAAAGCTGGGTTGACTTTCTGATCGAAAATAAAATCAGTATGCAGATGAGTGTCAATGGTATCTCGCCGGACACATTCCGAAAGATCATGCTGACCGGGAACCCGGAAAAACTGCGGAAACATATTTATAAAAATCTTGCATATGCGGTTGAGCAGCAAAGACGCCATGAGGATGTCGTGCTCATCAACTGTATCAGTATGGTCGTCAACGATGACACGAAGGACGATCTCGACGACTTTATGTGCTATGCACTGGAAAATGGTCTGAATGTAACGCTGCAGTTTCCCAATTCCAACAGTATGGAGATCACGGAGGAATACGAAAAGATCGCAGAGAAAATATTGCTGATTCAATATTACTGTGCTGACTTTATTCAGGTAGTGGCTTACAGCATACCGGATTTTGTGAAAGAACGGGTATCCGGGGAGATCGGAAGGGGAATCCATGCGCAGGATAAGGCAAGTTTTCTGGAAAAAGCAGAAAAACGAAAATCGCTGTCAACTATGAAAATGTTTCTCTATTGTCATGGGTTTGACTATCAGGGCTGCTGTGAAATGCCGACTTACGGGTTTTGCATTCAGGCAGATGGGTCGGTCTATCCGTGCAATAATACGATGAGTTATCCGTTGGGTAATCTGTATTTCGACAATCTGGATGAGATCATGAGCGGCAGCAAACGCCGGACCCTGCAGAAGCAATTACATGAGAACAATTATCAATACTGCTATTCCAGATGCAATCATAATCCATACCCGGAAACCTCGGATGACAGATCGTGTATCGCCTATGAATTCCCCTATAAGAAAGCCTTTCTCGCGGGCGATTATGGCGCAGCATTACAACTGTATGAAGCGGTTAAAGATACGAGTCTTTATGGAAGCGCAGAGATGTATGAACATGCCTATTGCCTGCATGTGACTAATACGGACCTGGAACAGGCGGTCACTTTATATTCAAAGGCGTTGAAAGCCGGCTTTGATGCGTTCTGGGTCAGGTATAACCGGGCGGATGCCTGTCTGCGAATGGGGAAAGAGCAGGAAGCCAGAGAAGACATTCGGGCGGCCTATGCGCTGAATCCGCAGCATAAAGGGATTCAGGAGATGTATGAAAAGATGATCGGTTAAAGAGCAGAACTGCCCGCACGGGGAGAGCTGTTTAAGAAAGAGAGGAAACAATGGAATTGTATTATAATCTTGGAATCAGTGTGGGGCTGGCCTGTAATATGCGCCATAATTTTTGTTACCAGTCGTCGTTTCACCATGCGCGTATTTCGGATGAAATATTGTATGACAAGCTGGCGGACTTTTATGGCAGATCAAACTATATCTCAGTGCTGGGCGGTGAACTTACAGTTATAGAGGGGATGAAAGAATATCTGAGATATTTGCGGAGCAGGAATGACAGAGCAATCATCAGCATTGTGACGAACGGCAGCCGGTTCGACGAAGAATGGCTGCGACTGTGTATTGACCACAGAATCAGTGTCAATTTCTCCCTCGATGCCAGTTCGGAAGAGGCATATGGAAAGCTGATGGCTTCCGGCAGCAATCCTTATAAGAGTGTGAAAGCAAATTATGACAGGGCGTTACAGGCATATCATGAGGAGGGATTTTTACTGAATTGTATCTCGATGGTCGTGACAGACGACAGCGTGGACGATATGATTCCTTTCGTAAAAGGCGCGGTGAGCGACGGGGTGAACTGCCAGATACTCTTTACGAACAATGCCTGTGTAGAGACAACCGACAGGGTGAGGGAAGCGGTATACCGGGCTGTCAAACTGAAGAAGTTCTGTGAAGACTATATTGACATACGGGTGCTGAATCTGAGCGATGACTACACGGTCAACAGCCTGTTTAATATGGCTGATCTGGCTGTAAGTCCGTTACTGGAACAAGAAAAGCAGGAGTTTTTGTCGGAAATCGAACCGAAACGAAAGCAGCGTGCCTATGACGAATGGAGCTATTTTGGCGTCAACGATGCACTGTCAATGTGCACATTGCCGTGGAACGGAATTTATGTGATGCATAATGGTGATGTCATGCCCTGTTGCTGTATGAGTCATTACATATGCGGAAACCTGTATCAGCAGAGTATGGAGGAGATCCTGGACTCCGAATATTTCCATAAAATCAGGGAGGCTGTTGAAAAACAGGATTATTCCTATTGCTGGTCAAGATGCAGACTGACGATGCGGCCGGCCAATCTGTGTATTGCCGGAGGGTTCTGGGAAGATGCACAGAAATTATTTGAGTGCGGAAATTATGCAGGGTATGTAGACTGGGCGGAGAGTCTGTCCGCACCGGATCGGTTAGATGCGAAGATGACTTACTGGCTGGCATTTGCCTGCCATATGCAGAATTATCTGGAAAAGGCTGTTTCGTATTATACGAGCGCGCTGGAGAAAGGGTTTGATCCTTTTTGGGTAAAGTACAACCGGGCTGATGTTTATCTGAGATTGGGGGGGGTATTTCTCGATCAGGCCAGAGAAGACATCCGGGCGGCCTATGCGCTGAATCCGCAGCATGAAGGGATTCAGGAGATGTATGAAACATGGATAGAATGATAATAAGGAGCGGTATGAAACAATATCTGAAATTAATGCGTGTCAGCCATTATATCAAAAACAGTATAATTTTTATCCCGCTTGTTTTCTCGGGGAATTTATTTCACAGAGAGCTGTCGGCAATCAGTGTGTATGGATTTTTCATATTCTGTTTCCTCTCTTCCGTGATCTATATCATGAATGATTTGAGTGATGTGGAAAGGGACCGTCAGCATCCAACGAAACGAAGCAGACCGATCGCCAGTGGAGCCATAAGTGAGAGGCGTGCGGTGATTGTGGCAGTGATGCTGATTACACTGGCAGCTTTGGGACAAATGATTTTGCTTAGTAATCAAAAGGTTCCGCTGATCAGCGGTATGTTGCTGCTGTTTTATTTTCTGCTCAACCTGTTTTACAGTAGGGGGGGGAAAAACGTAGCGATACTTGATATTGTAATTCTGGCAATGGGATATATGATCCGGGTCTTTTATGGGGCCTGTATCATTGAAGTAAAAGTCTCCGTATGGTTGTACCTGACAGTGCTTACAGGCAGCTTTTATTTGGGTCTGGGAAAGAGGAGGAATGAGATTACCCGGTTAAAGAGCGGGAGCACGAGGGCAGTTTTGAAATGTTATACCTATGATTTTCTGGATAAATGTATGTATCTGTGTATTGCGCTGGCGGTAAATTTTTATGCGTTATGGTCGATTCAGACAGATCATAAAGGCATGATCTGGACGGTGCCGCTGGTGATCATTATGATCATGAAATACAGCCTGCAGATTGAAAAGAAAGAATCTGAAGGCAATCCGGTTGACGTTATGATCCATGATAAGGTGATGTGCGGACTTGGCGTTTTTTACACAGCCGCAGTTGTGGCGATCATTTATTTTGGCGGTACATAGAAAAAGCACCTGACAAAAACTGCGAAGGAATGCAATCTATTAAGGAGACAACATGGTAAAAATTAAGAAAAGTAACAGAAACAATTATATCGACGAGCTCAGAGGAATTGCTGCCATCGGCATTGTTGCGATTCATACGGCATTCTGGTCGGGGTCCTACTATACGCCATTATGGTTTCAATCGCTGACATTGTTGCTGGATGTTCCCTTTTTCTTCTTTCTTTCCGGGTGGGCATCAAGTCATCATGTGGGAAATATCTATCAGACAATACGTGGGCTGGGACGAATATGGCTGAAATGGGTATTTTTTATTATCGTTTGGGCCGGTGTATGTATTCCAATCGGGGGGGGTATTACGAATATCCGGGAATTTGCATCTACGGTGATATTTAATGTTACTTTTCAAACCTTTCCCGTTGCGGCAGGCTCTATGTGGTTTATGCCTTACTATATGATCGTACTTGTCTTGAATCAGTTCCTGCTTTTTCTGACAGGCAGACTGGCCGAGAATAAAGACCGGGCGCTTCTCAGTTATACAGGTTTCTTATTCTTATTGATCGTATTGCAAAACTTAGGCAGCCGATTTGTTTTGGTGATTGATGCCTCTCTTCTTTTTTACAGTTTTTTCTGGTCGGCAGGTGTAGCTTATGAGAGACTGGAAACAAAAATTACGCGGAAAGGATTAATAGCGGGAATGTGCCTGATCGTTGTCGGAATTATACTGAGTGCCCGTATTTTAGACATGCCGGTCAGTCCGATGCAGGATAACAAGTTCCCGCCAAACCTTACATACCTGCTGGCTTCTTTCATCGTGATTCTTATTGCATTGTTTATGAAGAAGGATCACCGAAAACAGGTTTCTTTGCTGGTGCACATCGGGAGAAATGCAATCTGGTATTTTTTTGCACAGGGTGTTGGCAGTTCGCTGCTATATCCGGTTTTAAATTATATCAACATAGAATGGTGGCCACCCAAATGGCTGGTCTGTTTTCTCATAAACCTCCTGATTACAACAGTCATCGCGGAGTTGCTGCGGGTTGTTTACGGTGTGATTCAGACAATGTGTGAGAAGTTACAGAAAAAGCTGAAATGGGAAAGGGGAATGGCATATGAGGTCAAAGATCAGTGAGCACACCTATCAAATATCGCAGCTGATTTTATATTTATTTTTATGTAATCTTGTCTTCGTCTCCGGGCTACTGTTCTTTCATGTAACGGTCAACAGATTATCTTTTATACTGTCGGTTGTTTTGGCTTTCCTGATGTGGAAAAGGGTGAACAGAGAATCAGATTCGCATGACAGTGTTTATATTCTTCTGGAATTTGTCATCTTGCTCATCGTGTGTATGATGATCGCAGGATCGGTTTATTCCAATGACTGCGATGGAAACGCCTATCACAAGATGGCAGTGGGACTTTTGAAAAACGGTTGGAATCCGATAGCGGAATCGGCAGACATATTTGGGGCAAGATACTTTGGCGCTGATCAGATACCGACAAGCGGTATCTGGATTGACCACTACGCAAAGGCCTCATGGATATTTGCATCCGGCATCTATTCTCTGACCGGGAATATCGAATGCGGAAAGGTATACAACATTTTATCGGCGATCGCCGGCTGCGGGATTTTATATCATTATCTACAGATAAAATTTGCAGGTAGAACATGCGGCAATGTAATCATCGCCTTTCTTACAATGTTTAATCCAATACTCATAGCGCAGGTATTTACATACTATATTGACGGGTATCTGTGCATTATGCTCTTTATTCTGATTGTGGGACTCTTTATGTCTCTTGAGGATGATCGGGAACTGAGAAGAAAAGGATGGCTGCTCATAGTTCCCGCTATGATTGTTCTGGGAAATATCAAGTTTACGGGATTGTTGTATGGAGGCATATACTGCGTTTTATTTTACGGACTTTCAATCTATAAACATTTTAACAGCGACTCGGTGAATACCCATAGAAAACACTTTCTTCGATATGGGCTGATAGCGGTTGTCACAGTCTTTTTTGTCGGCTATCCGACATATGTTCAAAATTTTTTGGAACATGGGAATCCTGTATATCCACTGGCGGGTGACGGAAATACGATGTCCATGATGATCTATAATGCGCCTGCGGGATTTGAGGGAAGATCAAATGTATTTAAACTGTTTTATTCTCTTTTCAGCAAGATGGAAAATGTCAGCTACGACCTGAGCAGGCCGCTGCCGGAGTTGAAACTTCCGTTTACGATGACCTATCTGGAGTATCTGCAATTAAATGGCTGCGACACAAGGATCGAAGGATTCGGATTTTTATTCAGCGGTATTCTCATTATATCCGTTCTTTTACTGGTATACTTTTTCAGGAAAGCATGGAAGGAAAGGAAGAAATGGCTGCTTGTCTGCCTGGGGGCGAATGTACTGTTGATCGTACTTTTGCTGCTGGTCATTTCCGAGAGCTGGTGGGCCAGATACTCGCCATACTTTTATTTGCTGGTCGTCTTTGCGATGGTACTGTGCCAACGTGATCAACAACGCGGTATCAAAGTCTGGTTTGCTGTATTGGCCTGTCTTCTTTTCCTGAACAATATGTTGTTTTTAAGGCTGGCATCTTTTTATGAAAGAAGTTCTTATTCCATTACGCAGACATTCAGGGAGCTGGAAGGAAAAGAGATTTATTTGCTGAGAGAAAACAGTCTCACCGGATTGTATTTTAACTTAAAAGATTATGAGATTCATTATCATCTCGTAGAGGAAACTGACAGTGAACTGGAAAAAAAGATGTACTACGATTATCTGACATATGAGGAGATTGATTCGCCGTAGAAGGAGGAGATACATAGATGGGATTTGAGAGGAATCTTGGCAGGCTGAGAGAAACCGGGAGAAAACTGGTTTTGCCTGTAGAGAGGATCAAGTGGGTGATCACAGAGGAGTTATGGAATCAGAAAAAGGAGATTGACACGGTCATCGACGTTGGAGCAGGAACTTTGTACTGGAGTAAATGGCTGTCACAGTATGCAAAAAAAACATATGCGGTTGACATTGTATACGAAAAGAGCCGGCTGATCAAGAATGGAAAGATTGTCCTTTGCAATGACATCAGGGAAACGATGGAGTCGGTGAAAAATGCCAATACGTTAGTCTGGGCCTGTGATGTGCTTCATCATTTAGATAAGGATATATCCGAAGAAATCATACGGCAGAGCATGGAGAACTATCATTTCATTGTGATCAAGGATATTAATGCCTGTCATAAACTTGGGAATTTTCTCAATCGTCTTCATGACAGAATATTGAATGGAGAAAAG
The sequence above is a segment of the Lachnospiraceae bacterium JLR.KK008 genome. Coding sequences within it:
- a CDS encoding SPASM domain-containing protein produces the protein MKEYVRWIKENYPHIDIVIGTNGVAFDEDWLALTEKYHLLINYSLNAVKQETYDQILVSGDAKEIFGKINDHFHALLEIHNRSERPVVNEVSMVVTEDTASDVEAFIIKALAAGVNPMIRFNVEKEIEMSPQFMEADRVAIKLKYFCEDYITVTPWHNPNYETQDALIGEMRKDPVLREEKETFLLTHAKKKSSGPAVTYIDYMPEGASCCPVIDRGLSVGFDGTVVPCYNLPNYVLGNIYYDTVEEILTGERLRTIRQEIHCGDYQYCFDRCPLNQNPDSGYKNREVKFHPLYERYFAEGNYAGALKEYEKIWDTPLCNARQKYEMAYCLHVTGTDYIRAERLYAQAFTEGFDEFWVKYNRCDLYIRMERIEAARNDIHDACKLAPDHAGARELFQRLSEQTEETQEGGRYER
- a CDS encoding radical SAM protein → MSDNNRKYYGQISLSLMCNLRHKFCFQTAFSTSRLRDDILYEKLLPLYPQIGALRILGGEPTVIPGIREYLLFLRKNNPQMEIEIITNGVLLDESWVDFLIENKISMQMSVNGISPDTFRKIMLTGNPEKLRKHIYKNLAYAVEQQRRHEDVVLINCISMVVNDDTKDDLDDFMCYALENGLNVTLQFPNSNSMEITEEYEKIAEKILLIQYYCADFIQVVAYSIPDFVKERVSGEIGRGIHAQDKASFLEKAEKRKSLSTMKMFLYCHGFDYQGCCEMPTYGFCIQADGSVYPCNNTMSYPLGNLYFDNLDEIMSGSKRRTLQKQLHENNYQYCYSRCNHNPYPETSDDRSCIAYEFPYKKAFLAGDYGAALQLYEAVKDTSLYGSAEMYEHAYCLHVTNTDLEQAVTLYSKALKAGFDAFWVRYNRADACLRMGKEQEAREDIRAAYALNPQHKGIQEMYEKMIG
- a CDS encoding radical SAM/SPASM domain-containing protein, which produces MELYYNLGISVGLACNMRHNFCYQSSFHHARISDEILYDKLADFYGRSNYISVLGGELTVIEGMKEYLRYLRSRNDRAIISIVTNGSRFDEEWLRLCIDHRISVNFSLDASSEEAYGKLMASGSNPYKSVKANYDRALQAYHEEGFLLNCISMVVTDDSVDDMIPFVKGAVSDGVNCQILFTNNACVETTDRVREAVYRAVKLKKFCEDYIDIRVLNLSDDYTVNSLFNMADLAVSPLLEQEKQEFLSEIEPKRKQRAYDEWSYFGVNDALSMCTLPWNGIYVMHNGDVMPCCCMSHYICGNLYQQSMEEILDSEYFHKIREAVEKQDYSYCWSRCRLTMRPANLCIAGGFWEDAQKLFECGNYAGYVDWAESLSAPDRLDAKMTYWLAFACHMQNYLEKAVSYYTSALEKGFDPFWVKYNRADVYLRLGGVFLDQAREDIRAAYALNPQHEGIQEMYETWIE
- a CDS encoding UbiA prenyltransferase family protein; this encodes MDRMIIRSGMKQYLKLMRVSHYIKNSIIFIPLVFSGNLFHRELSAISVYGFFIFCFLSSVIYIMNDLSDVERDRQHPTKRSRPIASGAISERRAVIVAVMLITLAALGQMILLSNQKVPLISGMLLLFYFLLNLFYSRGGKNVAILDIVILAMGYMIRVFYGACIIEVKVSVWLYLTVLTGSFYLGLGKRRNEITRLKSGSTRAVLKCYTYDFLDKCMYLCIALAVNFYALWSIQTDHKGMIWTVPLVIIMIMKYSLQIEKKESEGNPVDVMIHDKVMCGLGVFYTAAVVAIIYFGGT
- a CDS encoding acyltransferase; translation: MVKIKKSNRNNYIDELRGIAAIGIVAIHTAFWSGSYYTPLWFQSLTLLLDVPFFFFLSGWASSHHVGNIYQTIRGLGRIWLKWVFFIIVWAGVCIPIGGGITNIREFASTVIFNVTFQTFPVAAGSMWFMPYYMIVLVLNQFLLFLTGRLAENKDRALLSYTGFLFLLIVLQNLGSRFVLVIDASLLFYSFFWSAGVAYERLETKITRKGLIAGMCLIVVGIILSARILDMPVSPMQDNKFPPNLTYLLASFIVILIALFMKKDHRKQVSLLVHIGRNAIWYFFAQGVGSSLLYPVLNYINIEWWPPKWLVCFLINLLITTVIAELLRVVYGVIQTMCEKLQKKLKWERGMAYEVKDQ
- a CDS encoding methyltransferase domain-containing protein; the encoded protein is MGFERNLGRLRETGRKLVLPVERIKWVITEELWNQKKEIDTVIDVGAGTLYWSKWLSQYAKKTYAVDIVYEKSRLIKNGKIVLCNDIRETMESVKNANTLVWACDVLHHLDKDISEEIIRQSMENYHFIVIKDINACHKLGNFLNRLHDRILNGEKIRDIDPYELLQLLQKHGFKTRFFEMRKLWYPHFMIVAERQ